TCCAATCCTCGCGCAACTAttccataaattattttctacttgtTTCTTATTTAGCTACATTTTATCTTTCGGCACAAAAATCCTCTGAACGGCTCTATAGAGGAGAAACATTGCAAGAAGCCGAGGGAACGTTTGGAAGACTTTTTCAAGGACAAGCAGCCTCATCTTTACACTTTGATCATTCGTCCTGATAACAGTTTCGAGATCAAAGTGGATAACAAGGTTGTCAACTCTGGCTCGCTGCTGGACGACTTCACTCCACCGGTTAATCCACCCTTGGAGATAGAAGATCCATCGGATGTTCAACCGGAAGACTGGGACGACAAGGAAAAGATTCCTGACCTGTCAGCTGTCAAGCCAGATGACTGGGACGAAGACGCGCCTGCTCAAATCGTAGACGAAGACGATATCATGCCCGAAGGATGGCTCGAAGACGAACCACCCATGATTCCTAATCCTGATTCCGTCAAACCGGAAGACTGGGATGTCGAAATGGATGGGGAATGGGAACCTCCTGAGATTCCCAATCCAAAGTGCGCAGATGTACCAGGATGTGGACCGTATAAgcagaagatgaagaagaaccCGAGGTACAAGGGCAAATGGTCGCCACCCTTGATCAATAACCCCAATTACAAAGGGAAATGGAAGCCTAAGCTCATACACAATCCTAATTACTTTAACGATGAGAATCCATTCCAGATGATGTCTATCGTAAGTGTCTTGGgcattgttattgttattggaTCGATTCAATCGTtatacgttaaatattttcacattttacaGTTTGCTGTTGGTTTTGAACTGTGGTCCATGTCCACCGACATATTATTCGACAATATCCTTGTCACTGACAACGAGGATGTAGCCAGAAAGTGGGCAGACGATACTTTCGAAGTACGTCGTGCTAGAATCGCAGAGGAAAGCGTAAGTAACTTTGTTTCAACCTCGATTAATTCTTTCTGAACCTATGTCGAACAAGAGTTGATAAGAATATACTGAAAGTCTGGACCGTAGAAGGTTTACGATAGCTTTTTTCAATGATTAAACCTAATTCGACAATAATTCTGATGATGAGAGACTTGTTTAGGAAATGTGATACATGTGCACTGTGACTCTCAGGTAACCTTGTGGGGTCGCATATTGAAAGCTACGAATTATAAACCAGGCTGGTGGGCGCTGTATTTCTTGTACTGCGCGATACCAGTTGTGTTGTATATTTGGTACCTAGTGAAACGGTTTCGTGAGGTATATCTGGTTATTCAAACGTACATATTGCTTTTTATAATACTGGTACATACGCAGTAATACCACAGCTGAGTATTCTATAGCTGCTgttgtacatattatattagtaCCGTATCCTAATTGTATAAATCCTATTTCTTCTTCGTAGATCATTTAACTCTACAGCGCTGTAGCATTCGGACACTTTACTTTCGCAACTTTCGCTTCATTGCTTTATAACTTTGCctataataaaagatgaaaCAATTGAGATATTACATCAAAACGTCTAGTTGATTGAATACGTAAACTCTATAGTTTCGTTAACTAGAATCAATGTTATGatgcaatatatgtatatgtcaGTTGCTTTATCTTTCATCGTAGGAGAAGTTATAAAGCGACAAAGTAAAGTGTCTGAATGTTAAAGTTACTAGCTGTACGTACACATTTGCCAGATATATTACGAAGTAGTAATTCTATTATCGTATGAAGTTTGATACATCTGGAAATTGTGCTTCGTAAATAGTACAAATGCAAAATTGATTATACTTGTAATTACTAgtaattttccaattatttcaCATAGTGGAGTGTATGGCGCCAGATTGGTACGTTTACTGCAGAACATCCTTGGATGTGGGCTGTGTATATAATAGCTGCTGGTTTCCCCATACTGCTAGTAATATATTGTTGCTGCTTTGCTTCTCAGGTATAACAAAAATCACCTACGTCAACTATGAAAGTATTTCTTTCAGTTCATATATTAAGTCGTACCTCAAATGTGGGTAACAATTGGTCATACGGGTTAATAAAAGTTGAGATAGATTGAATATTCGATGAATCTCGACTTGTACTGCtctatacaattaattattacccACTAagttataatgaaaatagCTCAATAATAGAATTGTGCCCATACAAAATAAAGTGCTTACGTTATGCTTATTTTTAGTGTATAAATTCCACCAAGTATTTAGACGTAAGCAATAATTGTCCATAGTATAGTAACTGTGCAAATGTAAAACCGATTGACGTAGGAAAAATACGACTTAAAGGATGAAGATAAGCAGCCCTTAGAGGTAAACGAGGAAACAACGCCTCGTCAACAAGAAGAGAACGAAAATGAAAGCGAAACTAAGCCAGATAGCACCAAAGCGGATGAAGAAACTGAGAAGGTGAACGAACCAGAGACAGCGAATGAAACTGAAGAGTTAATAGAAAGCGAAGAGAATGTTAGTGAATATATATCTTAGCAAGCTAATCGAAGTAATGTAATTTTGGTGGTTTTAATGGTTGATGTTCTTTCCAGGACAAGCCAGCGATGGGTGGAGATGGACCACGACGAAGAAAACCAAATAAAGAATAgagttaattgaaatttaaacaaaaaaaggaattcatattgattaaaatatttatgcaaaactTTCACATTCCACGTAACACTTGGTCATTGTGTACGTTAGGGTTTTCAGTGTCCAATACATGCAATACGATCACTAGGAACCAGTTCTTTACCTAAAACTTCTATGTTACTCGGTTCGAGCATTAAACTTTTCATTATGTCATACTTTGAGGCGAATGATTTTCACGTTAAGCATGTTTCACGTATGAATgataatacttaaaaaaaagaaaaaagaaaaaaaaaacaactatttgtaacgaatGATGTTCGGTGTAACTATTTATGCCTTAATAATATGTAACGTAGCGATATGTAACTTTTGTTATTGTATGGTGAAAgtgaataagaaaaatttattcacgGTTTACGTATAAGAATCATGCGTTTAGATGTTCGTGGATGTCGCGTTGTCTGCTACTTTAACACGGATCGTGCgcgaaaattacaatattcagtTCTCGGTTTCGCAGACGTTTATATTATTCGATGTAACGAACTTTCTAAAAcaatatgtttcatttctcTGCCATTACGTTAATAAAGTGTACAATGTGAATGAATTACTTTTATGTATAGCATGatgttgtattatttataactgttaagtttgaaattgtttgagtgtaattaaaagaatacattACGAAACtcttcgattattttctaCGATGAATTCTGGTTTCTTTTATTAACGATCAGATGGAAAATTAGAACACACTAATCTAGAATCATGAAGTACATATACAATTAGGTGTCGTTTTGGaacaatattcttttttgttcaagtgctgattgaaaaatttgtagtagataataaaacaaaaatttgttatctcAATTACGGTCTTGGCTCATCGAagaattcgttaaatattgatctttcgaaaattatacaagGAAGCTTTTTTGTAGAGGATTAAATTATCTACGAAAAATGTTCTATACAAACTTTGTATATAATCGATCTCTTTGGAGATATTCGGCGATTTGTGTTTCTTAACCTAcctgtaattttaaagaatttgtttttcgaGAATATCTCGTCAAATATTGatctttcgaaaattatacaagGAAGCTTTTTTGTAGAAGATTAAATTATCTACGAAAAATGTTCTATACAAACTTTGTATATAATCGATCTCTTTGGAGATATTCGGCGATTTGTGTTTCTTAACCTAcctgtaattttaaagaatttgtttttcgaGAATGTCTCGTCAAATATTGatctttcgaaaattatacaagGAAGCTTTTTTGTAGAAGATGAAATTATCTACGAAAAATGTTCTATACAAACTTTGTATATAATCGATCTCTTTGGAAATATTCGGCGATTTGTGTTTCTTAACCTAcctgtaattttaaagaatttgtttttcgaGAATATCTCGTCAAATATTGatctttcgaaaattatacaagGAAGCTCTTTTATAGAAGATGAAATTATCTACGAAAAATGTCCTATACAAAGTTTGTATATAATCGATCTCTTTGGAGATATTCGGCGATTTGTGTCGAGCCAAATCGGTATACGAGATACAAGTTCCTATCTTGCAcgaaaattttcgttttatcatCTAGTacgaatttttcaatcgatgctttgaaaaataaaagtattgcTCTAAAACGATACactctaataaatataaatacatatatctaaTTTATGGAGCTTTATTTCGCGATActcattattttctaaatcctcagaatgaaacattaaacttTATCGTTCCTACATCTtatgatacaatataaaataaaaacagtctTATTTAAAACGTATCGTGCATCCTTACAAGAATAactattataatacaattttatactagcggtttaaacgaaattgtatTCCTCCTTCTTAATACTTTCTTCGTTCAAGGGTTTATCATGCTTTGGTTTAAGTAcattagaaaaaagaaaaagaaagtgtaAATACGTAATCTCTTATCCTACGTTTTCATTGCggtgaataattatttgttaaaaatctatttttctttcttttccattgCAGTTAATTTGAACAATACTAACTTACATCGTAAGTACAGATCACGAAGTTATTTACAGGAAGTTAGGGACTAGTAGTCGAAATACTGGAATTCTGAGTGCACGACTTACAAGTAGGCACAGCGCGTTGCGAGAGGTGACCACTGAGAACTGTGTGGTTACCCATGCACCACGTGCACAGCACGTCGCCACACGACCAGCAGTGATgctgaaaaattgatattcaaTTCAATTGTAACATCTGCTTACGAAATACGTATCGAggttaaatgaaacaattacaAGTAGATACTATAATCAAATTGGAAATTTGTAA
This region of Hylaeus volcanicus isolate JK05 chromosome 9, UHH_iyHylVolc1.0_haploid, whole genome shotgun sequence genomic DNA includes:
- the LOC128882045 gene encoding calnexin-like isoform X4, with amino-acid sequence MARIVANVIVYLCLLCNIITADESNDNVQDVAPKTVYKTPEVSGYAYLVETFDDEEKFKDTWIFSEAKKDSTDEDIAKYDGIWSVEEPKKHAQEGDLGLVLKSKARHAAISALLSKPFHFKDNPLIVQYEVNFQEGQECGGAYLKLLTLDPEHEDLNKFHDKTPYTIMFGPDKCGNDHKLHFIFRHKNPLNGSIEEKHCKKPRERLEDFFKDKQPHLYTLIIRPDNSFEIKVDNKVVNSGSLLDDFTPPVNPPLEIEDPSDVQPEDWDDKEKIPDLSAVKPDDWDEDAPAQIVDEDDIMPEGWLEDEPPMIPNPDSVKPEDWDVEMDGEWEPPEIPNPKCADVPGCGPYKQKMKKNPRYKGKWSPPLINNPNYKGKWKPKLIHNPNYFNDENPFQMMSIFAVGFELWSMSTDILFDNILVTDNEDVARKWADDTFEVRRARIAEESWSVWRQIGTFTAEHPWMWAVYIIAAGFPILLVIYCCCFASQDEDKQPLEVNEETTPRQQEENENESETKPDSTKADEETEKVNEPETANETEELIESEENDKPAMGGDGPRRRKPNKE
- the LOC128882045 gene encoding calnexin-like isoform X3, producing the protein MARIVANVIVYLCLLCNIITADESNDNVQDVAPKTVYKTPEVSGYAYLVETFDDEEKFKDTWIFSEAKKDSTDEDIAKYDGIWSVEEPKKHAQEGDLGLVLKSKARHAAISALLSKPFHFKDNPLIVQYEVNFQEGQECGGAYLKLLTLDPEHEDLNKFHDKTPYTIMFGPDKCGNDHKLHFIFRHKNPLNGSIEEKHCKKPRERLEDFFKDKQPHLYTLIIRPDNSFEIKVDNKVVNSGSLLDDFTPPVNPPLEIEDPSDVQPEDWDDKEKIPDLSAVKPDDWDEDAPAQIVDEDDIMPEGWLEDEPPMIPNPDSVKPEDWDVEMDGEWEPPEIPNPKCADVPGCGPYKQKMKKNPRYKGKWSPPLINNPNYKGKWKPKLIHNPNYFNDENPFQMMSIFAVGFELWSMSTDILFDNILVTDNEDVARKWADDTFEVRRARIAEESVTLWGRILKATNYKPGWWALYFLYCAIPVVLYIWYLVKRFREDEDKQPLEVNEETTPRQQEENENESETKPDSTKADEETEKVNEPETANETEELIESEENDKPAMGGDGPRRRKPNKE
- the LOC128882045 gene encoding calnexin-like isoform X1, producing the protein MARIVANVIVYLCLLCNIITADESNDNVQDVAPKTVYKTPEVSGYAYLVETFDDEEKFKDTWIFSEAKKDSTDEDIAKYDGIWSVEEPKKHAQEGDLGLVLKSKARHAAISALLSKPFHFKDNPLIVQYEVNFQEGQECGGAYLKLLTLDPEHEDLNKFHDKTPYTIMFGPDKCGNDHKLHFIFRHKNPLNGSIEEKHCKKPRERLEDFFKDKQPHLYTLIIRPDNSFEIKVDNKVVNSGSLLDDFTPPVNPPLEIEDPSDVQPEDWDDKEKIPDLSAVKPDDWDEDAPAQIVDEDDIMPEGWLEDEPPMIPNPDSVKPEDWDVEMDGEWEPPEIPNPKCADVPGCGPYKQKMKKNPRYKGKWSPPLINNPNYKGKWKPKLIHNPNYFNDENPFQMMSIFAVGFELWSMSTDILFDNILVTDNEDVARKWADDTFEVRRARIAEESVTLWGRILKATNYKPGWWALYFLYCAIPVVLYIWYLVKRFREEKYDLKDEDKQPLEVNEETTPRQQEENENESETKPDSTKADEETEKVNEPETANETEELIESEENDKPAMGGDGPRRRKPNKE
- the LOC128882045 gene encoding calnexin-like isoform X2, which encodes MARIVANVIVYLCLLCNIITADESNDNVQDVAPKTVYKTPEVSGYAYLVETFDDEEKFKDTWIFSEAKKDSTDEDIAKYDGIWSVEEPKKHAQEGDLGLVLKSKARHAAISALLSKPFHFKDNPLIVQYEVNFQEGQECGGAYLKLLTLDPEHEDLNKFHDKTPYTIMFGPDKCGNDHKLHFIFRHKNPLNGSIEEKHCKKPRERLEDFFKDKQPHLYTLIIRPDNSFEIKVDNKVVNSGSLLDDFTPPVNPPLEIEDPSDVQPEDWDDKEKIPDLSAVKPDDWDEDAPAQIVDEDDIMPEGWLEDEPPMIPNPDSVKPEDWDVEMDGEWEPPEIPNPKCADVPGCGPYKQKMKKNPRYKGKWSPPLINNPNYKGKWKPKLIHNPNYFNDENPFQMMSIFAVGFELWSMSTDILFDNILVTDNEDVARKWADDTFEVRRARIAEESWSVWRQIGTFTAEHPWMWAVYIIAAGFPILLVIYCCCFASQEKYDLKDEDKQPLEVNEETTPRQQEENENESETKPDSTKADEETEKVNEPETANETEELIESEENDKPAMGGDGPRRRKPNKE